The sequence GGGAAATTAAAACGGAGACTCTGAGTGCGCTGTGTTAATAGCGTTGAATCGAAGATAAACGTGGCATTCTGAAGAGTTAAATAGAAGAAAGCTGTCCCTCTATTCGCGAATGCTCTTATCTGGTTCTTTTCCTGCATAAAACTACCGACCACGAGATCTTTCAAGTTGTCTGTTTGATTTCGTTGATTTcttttgatttcattcaattctttGTGACGAACCCTTGATGGTATTTTCTGTCATTTTAGCCAGTGCGACTGGGTCTTTCAGCATTTTTGCATAATTCTTGCATATTCGGTTAAAGATGTCTACTTGATGTTGCACCAGGCAAGCCACGTCACTCACTGGACGCGTGAACCGCTTAACGCGTTCGCTCGGTGTCTTTCTCTGTGATAATATGTATCAAACTTGCCTCATACGGAGACAATAAAATCtcattcatttctatttcagacGCTCCGCGTTTGCAGGGCACAGTGTCCCAAGTTATCGTTAGCGAAGGCAATACGTTACGGTTGATATGTAACGCGACTGGTAGCCCTACCCCGAGAGTCACCTGGTATCGGATCAGTGATACGAATTTCGGccatgatgaaaaaataagtCAGTATATTCAATAATGTATTGTATAGACCAATTGATAAAAGGTGTCCCATAAATCCTTTATGATGTCATCACATTTCTATCGTGGTGTCTTATATTTCCATACAGCTAATCACTAGTgggcaatttgatgatgtcatgaagGGAATTAGGAAACAGACATCTTTTATAGAAAGGTCTACTTAACTGAGAGTTTGGCGATCTATTACGAATCAATGCTGCATAAGCCACTGACACTAAAATCGCCGCCATTGAGCAAAGACTGCATGCAATAGATGCATTTTCGTGGTTTTCCTTCACCCTCGGGGATAATAAGCCGTTGTGTTACGCGGTATTTTACTGTTTGATGAGGttgtaaaacaaattgatgaaattgttttcgcaCTATGTGTACAGCATCGCTAATGCTCATAAATTGTCCGTTTTGTGTATAGTAATTTGCGCTACTGCCCGAGACTCGAaattctatatataatatattttgtatattcaCGTTCGATTTGCAGAATATACGGCTGAGGGCGAAGTACTGGTGATTCACAACGCCACTAGGTACTGTCAGGACATATACGAATGCGTGGCCGACAATGGCGTCGGACCACAAGCAAGCCATCAAACTAAAGTCATAGTTCATTGTAAGTCGATGTActattcaaaatagaaaatcgcGGTGAAGAAATTTAATCAGAGGCGTAGTGTAGACCGTCTTAGCAGTGgctgaataattgaaaatgcacATCCTTCACTTCGGctaattttgatatcaaacAATACAAACTGTATCATTTTACCTCTTTACAGATGCACCGCGCGTTCACTTGCCTAATAAATGGATAAGCCAATCTGTTGGTAAAATGACAATACTTGAATGCGAAATATCGGCGAATCCGTTGGCGGGAAGTTACTGGCTGAAAGAAGTCGAGGAAATCGGTTCATCCAAAAAGAAATACGATGTTCAGATGTACGACACCGGCGACAGCGAGAAAGTATTATCGTTAACTATTCACAGCGTGCAGAAAGAAGATTTCGGTGAATACACGTGCGTATCGGAGAACACACTAGGACACGACGCCAAGTCTATGATACTTGAAGGTAAGCAAAACACAGGGTTTATCGTCACCGATAAGAGCGAATTAGTCCCCGGGAGCTAAGCAGGGTTTATACGTCAAGGGCAGTAAGTCTTTAACTGAGCTGTCGTATATGCTTTCGAATCCGCGTGCTCTTTATCCGAAAGAAAAATAATCCGTGTAAGCAACCAATGTCCACAggttgttttgttgttttagaCATACTGCGCTGTTCTTTGAGACATACTGCGCTGTTTTTATAGCCTATTACAAATGGTGTTTTTAATAGAAATTTCTGATATATAATAACTCTATTCTGTCGCCCATTAAAATCGTGGATGATGTTCACCATTCTGTACTGGTGCTTACGAGTTTCAGTATGAAGTTATCTTCATCTATATCTGCCGAAAGAAAGGGCACAAACATTGACGTTAAAATGTCTTATGTCACCCTTGAAATTGTGATAAAGAAAGTAtaagtttcatatttcatgaattgAACTTGTAGTGTTTTAGTAAGGGACAATGCATCGTAAGGAGGTTTGAACGTTTgtcgaattttgaaatttgagtcAGATATCGACAAACATTAACGTTTTCAAAATCGGAAATGCAGATTTCTCTTTTTATTTGTGTAGAATACGTTGACCCGGCTTTACTGAAGACGACAACTACAACGACGACTACGACAACAGAAGCTATCGAGGCGAATATGATTCCTGATGGCCACAGTAGAAAACTGATCACATCGAAACCGCAGGCGGATAGCCCACCCGGTAAATCACCGCAGGACCCTGATTATAATAGAAGTAAGTACGAAACGGTATCGAAGGAGATCAATTAATCGACTTGATAGCGTCCTCGGGATTAAGTCAAAAGGTTACAGTTAGGGCTAACGGCAAATATAGTATAACCTcttcaactgaaatattaGTCAATCTAACCCTAGGGGTTGGTATTTGataaaacaattcataaaaaaCTGGTTCCACCCATAGTTTCAGTTAAAATTTTGACTTAAGGGTTAATACGCTTTTAACCTTTGATTCTAACTAAAACAAGAACTTGTTAACCGGGTCCTGCGGGTCAATCAATGAGTTCACCTGTTGTAACGTTTGAACTAGATAATAacgattttcaaattcaaccgTGAGATAGAATACGATTTTCTATCACAATAAAAATCTTTGTATTTTAAATGTCGATCACTGTCGCTTACAGCAGAACTAAATAACTCAAAACTTGAGatgttatttatatcatgtacgtgtatgagaaaatagaaaaaaatctatatttgtCTCGTCTCTTTTCTAGTATCTGTCGAATCGAGAGTGGTGAAATCGTCTGCCGCAAGCATTCACATCGGAATCGCTGTAAAGTATTGTCAGATCGGGTTCCAAATAGTAACTGTAATATCGTACGTTATGCACGCCGGTTATTCATGAGTGTGGCCTAACCgcaatatatattatatccatcatcatatataatattatatttaatacGATGGTATTAGCGTATCTAATCATAGTAAAACTAGTACACGCGCGCGCCGCCAGGTGGTGTCAGGCTTTGGCATCGAAACGACTAGTAGACCGATTCAACAGAGCTTCAACATCTGGGTCCAGTTGTACAGTCGTGATATCGAGTCTAAACGTGATTTTCGATCCTAAGacttgtcttaagttgttagatcgatTACGGAGGAATTTcttcttagactggtcttagattTAAACCATGATTGTGCAACAAACCCCGCGGAAACGAAATCCCCGTTAAAAACGACTGTAACAGAAATCACAAGCGGCTCCTACTGACGATCATCACTCTGTATAAGATATTTCCAACGTTGATATCTGGTGTCTGTGTACTCCTATTGAAAACGATCGCCCGATCGCCCGGCTTTTAAAGTTGATGTGTACTACgtagatatatacatatatagggCATCGTAGCGATATTCTTAGTTTCTTGGTCTTGGGAAGCGGCTAGTCGTCGGCCGGCCTATTTAAAACATCGAGTCTCAACAGCCCAGGCCAATACGCGTGTCGTTATAGTTCCGAATCGTGTCCTTATTGTTTTAAAATTCGGCGGTGATAAAAAGCACGTTTCAATGTGACATTCGAATAAACTCGTATCTAATTAGATATAGAATCGATTACAACTAAACCGTGATATTTTTGTGAATAAATCATAAGCATATTCTATAAATGTATAATCATAATATCGCGCGACTATTTTGTAAATAGCTTGAATGTGTTGTAAatgtaaatagtttttttttctcgcttGAAATTgagtttctttttctaaatttcaatattaGGAATCATTCGTTTAGATCTATTCAAGTTTACGTGGCAGCAAAACTAAGTATATACATAATGTCGTTCGTCAAAGTTGAATGAAAGGACCGGGGTTACGAAGATAATCGTCGACGAACTTTGATCGTTTAAGTCAGACGGATGATAGCACTTGAATAGTCGTCGTAAACTAATGACTGGCTCtgagaaaaaatgatttcattctcGTCAAAATTGAGGATTCGAACCCCGGAAGAGTCGTCAGActtaaatattgataaattcaattcatcgcTTATGGTATTATTGATATCGCAGATTAAAAGCTTTTGTTATAGATCACAGAATATGGTGTTATTACGAAAGCCAGTAAGTAATGTTGTATATAAATTGTGTACTACTCAATCatgtaaatgatatatatattttgtatattaaCTGTATCTATCCAATATGTAAATTATACTCTTTTCTAAATTAACCATTTACGAGTCCTTTATCGAGACCACCCGTGGGAGTTGTTTGTTTTGACACGTCGATTTATTTGTAGGACGAGCCGTCAATGGCTGGGGCCACTTTAGCGGGGGAATTTCTCTCTTGTTACAATATACCATTAATACCAATATTGTGGATTTCAGCAATTTTTCGAACCGAACTCTGATGAATGAAGTCATATGGCACAGAAGATATCCATATATCGGATGACTTAGGTTGGGCTGGATTCCTGCCATCAGGCATGTGATATTAATCAGTTGGCGTTAAAATACCGAGGAAATTACAGAATATTCCATTACAAAGTATCTTCGCGTTCATTTTTCTTCACGCGACGTTGATTCCATTGCGTGGATGTTGGCAAAAAACCCAAAATTAGAACGTCAGATTCAATTTAACTACGCGCGTGCGTATTTATAGGAAAGCTACCGGTCTTTTAGCATTAATTTCAGCACGTTTCCTTCACGATTCTGCGTCGAAATGATAAAGTAGCGTTATTTCGACGAGTTTACCGCGGTACGGGCGGTGAATCAAGAAAGTtgaagtaattgaaaatgatggcTTAAACTTAAAAAAATGAACATTTGGCAACGAAATAGAGAAAATGTAGTGACAACGTAGAGACAATATAGACACTTTAGTAGAATGATTGTTTATTGGCTTGCAATAGTTTTTCTGAGTTTTAGGCAAAATAGCACGCAATATAATATACAATATGTAATAACGATAATAGTATAAGGTATTTTTGATTACTTGGAGTACGGATCTGCAGCCCACAGTTCAAAAACATCATACGAAAAATGGTTCGTTTTTCAGTTGTCGTGTTTTCACCGTATTCTCGATTTTCGATTTAACGATTTGCACCATTTTGTTAACAGTTCGATAAATCAATGTTCACTCCTCTTTTCATTCTGCAGTTCTTCCGAGATTTTATATGGAAAAAGTCGAATATCAAAAAATTGCTTTCATTTCACCCCATGTCAAAgaaaaaactgttttcatTCCTTTATTTTCCCTTCGCCCGTCCATTCTCTGTACTTCAAGTAATCAAAAAAGGTTTATTCAAACACAACAATTTAATCATTAATTGAATAAGAAGAAAGATAATTAATATCTTTCTCGACATTCGGTCGATAACAGCGACACCTATACGCACGTTCCGTTCTGTTTGCGGGAATCGGACAATTCGTAGGTGTAAGTACCGCGCGACCGCATCACATACGCCAGGTACGCTTTCTTGCAGCATACGCGCTGAAATAGTAACCGCAGCTCTTTGCGGAATACTTTCCCGGTCAGGcagtaaatataaaatttgcaCGCGTAATGCGACATGCCGAATACTTCGAACGTAGTACGAACTGTACCGTAAACGAAATGTCTGTGCCATTGCGGATTGGTGGGTACCTCGGATAGGGGTATTTTGATATCGCCCAATGGAAAGATCACGTACAAGGCATAGACGATAGTAACCGGCAATACGCCAATAATCAAGTAAAAAGATACGGCGAGTAACATGACCGTCGTGGCGCTCGTTTTCGGCACATTTTTACTGTTCAAATAAACGGCTTCGCTTTTCGATAGTTTACGCGCTACCTTGATAActaaaatgttaaaaatgaGCACCACCAGTGGAACGAGCACGAATACTAACACCTCCGAAATCCAAGTCCAAATCGACCAGATCGACGCCGTGCCGCCGTGTAACGCCTCAGGTCGCGGTTTGCATGTGCCGCTCTGGCGATCGTATATGTAAAAGTATCCTTGAACTAGCGCCAAAACGAACGATATCGTGATCAGCAGTATGGTGACTTTAGTAGCCCTTCCGATCGTGCAGTATTTATCCCTTTTGAACGGAAAACACACGGATATGTACCTCTCGACCGTGAAGGCTAACACCAGCAACGGGGATAAGTACTGGAACGTGAGAAAAAACACCGGGAATCCTTCGCAGACGAACGGATGATCCATAGTCCCCACGTCCCAGGTCTCTTGCAATTCGAATACGATATTGCTCAACAGAAAACAACAGTCGAATAAAGACAACGCGGCTAGATATATCCCGGATGAATGTCTCATACGTCGCTGTATCCAAACCATGAAACTAAGTATGTTTCCCGGTATTCCTAAGATCCACCAGATCGGCGTCACCGACCGGTCGATCTTCAACATAATCGTGTAATTATCGTAGAATTCGTTTTGAGTTCGGAATCCCTGGAAGACGCTGTACGTCGAGTTCGTCGTGTTCAGTAAACCTGTCGTGTCGTTATCTGAAAACGGCGCGCCGGTATCCGCATTTACCGCCGTGTAGGTCATTTCCGTAACCCCGGTCACCGCGTCCATCCCGGAGatgatctgaaatgataaagaAAAGTGCGTCTATGTAACTCAAAAATAACATCTAATGActtatatacattatatagactttatataataataacataCATGAATATAATTCACATGAAGAGCGTATAGTCGAGATGCAGATATGATTACAACTCTGGCAGGTGAGGATGTACACTAATCAAATGAAGAAAAGGTCAGAGAGGGAGCTAGAGAGGGGAAGATGATGTTTGTCTGAGAGAACGGATGCCGTTCATCTTACCGTTTGATTACGCGCGCCGGAAATATATGAGTAACTGTCAtaacggattcgtcgactcGTTTTATTAGATATTAGTAACAGGCGTCTGTCCATATGGCGCAATAGCAATAAACCTCATCTGGATGTCAGCTATTTATCAGAAATACAACAAATTGACAGTTGTTTGTGTCATAGGTTACCGATGGTAATGCGCGATATTTCTCGCCCGCGCGACAAGTTTGTCTGTCGGCGCATGAAATTAACCGGTGTTAGCCTGGATTGACTCATGTCATCTTCAAAATAACGCGTTTGaacttattttttcattcgtttTTTTATTCAACTTCGAGATCAGTTACGATGCATTATAATGATACCGTGTGAATTAGGCCGATTATCAGCTAAACGTTAAGCTACATCATATCATTAAAATCTTACTAATTTTTCCATACATCGTACGATTCCGCCGGGGCTTGAAGCAGAGGCTATACTTCATATGCGATGTTGGAGCTTTTCGTTCTCGTGACTATATTCGCGTAGTTTATTGTCAGAGTCACAACAAACTTCTTTGACAACTCGAAAACAGAAAGATTAAAAACCCGCGGTACACACATTTAAAAAGACAAGACGTTTTGATACGtcatgtattttcatttaacatTTGTGgaaaaaagtaagtttttaatCATTAAAATTTGTGAGTATATAGTGGACCCTTAAATCTCATTTTTACCGCCTGAATGTGGCCATTCTGCTGACTTAGACATGAATACGAATGGATCTTATAACGTATAACAAGACCAAATATATTTACCATGTATATGATAATGAGTTAATATCAGTGGGTCATATGAAgaacattcatttatttttttgtgatGAAACCTGGTACACACGCGTCTAGTCATGCGGCAGCCTGTGTCAGGCGCAACCGCAATCAGTCGAAACCGTCTGCGAGTGTAAACCGATTAATCGAGCGACGgtagttaaatgaaaaatgacacttgacatttttacaaaaaatacTGATCCGATAGCATAATGTATTTCCACGCGTTAGGAAATGTTGTTTTGATGTAAGAAAAATGAATCCGAGTGAGGCGTGATTATTTCTGACGTTTTTAGGCAACTCGTTTAGTTAGTCAATGCCTTGAATTGCGAAAGATCTACCTTCCACGAATCTTAACTcacgaatgaaataaattcgatcATATCTGACCGTATAAAATAGTCATCATTCCTCGCAAACAATATGTAAATCGAAATGccagatgaaatatgaaaaatctcTTGTCGTAATGATTCGTGTAAACACTATCAGTTACGTTCAGTCGAGCTTGTCAAACTTTTCAAGCCgctgaaatgaataacaaacgtttttttcttttatcattAACTTCAAATCTTTGTGGAATAAGATcttacaaaaacaaattaatcgTCTCGAGGCAAACAGGCCTGTCTGCTAGTTTGTCGTTTGCTTGTAAACGTCTAGACTATTTTAACGGTGATCGCACGGAAAGTAATCTGAAGACGAAATGGATTATTTTTTTGTTCGTTTACTTAAGATTTTCATTTCGGCGAAAAGCGCAGTTTGACAATGACAAACGCTATAAAAATAGAACCGAATACGCTTCATATTTCGCTTTCGCCTTGCACTTTCTGCAGCGTTCGTCAACGGAGATTCCGCTGATGCAGTTAATCCAAtagatatgaaaatgaatcatcTCGGAAGATGCTTTCGGCTGATATAAACATGTTTCGATAAGCTTATACGACCGGGCAACGATGCATAGATTTCGTATCTAGTTATCCGGTTTATCATGTCTTGAAGCTGTCGCTGCGGTATGTAATCATACCCGCAATAAAGCCGTGCGACGCAATCGTTACCGATTTTGGACATCGCCGACAATTGGCAGTTTATACTTCAAACTCATCTACGACATTTTCCATCTTCACGTGAACAATGACATCAATCGGGCAGCTCTTCGTCGTTTCGACTACTATACAGAACGTCACGGTAGTTATCGGTAAACCAATCCGAACGTCTCTCTCCGATGTTTCAGTATTGTCAGAGAGGATTCAATAGATCAAAAAGACTGAAAGACTCGTGTCATATCATGATCCGACGCCAAACAATATTAATCAAATGCGCCGGAAAAATGATGGCTTCCGATCCGATTTGTATCCGGAAACCTAACGTATTACTTACGACCAGGAAAAAACGAGTATAGTACTCCAGCTGATGGGCACTGGCATAATAGTGCTTTAAACATAAAGCAAACATAAGATGATAAGAACAAAACGTAGGCCCCTAGTATAGAATAGACTTAGAATATCTAACTGATATTGAATGGAATATTGAAGATACGGCACTTGAATGATAACAGTCGGTGACGGCTGGTGTGGAGCCAGTCAGTCGCCGTCATGGGGTgaagatttgaatttgaatttgaattatcaCGACGTATAAGCGGCGCTAAACCAGACGCGCGTTCAAATTAGATGAATCATTACGAAACTGTCAATTCCAGGTATCAGAATTCGATGCGCTGCATGAACGCGTCTCCAGTGTTTTGAAGAAGTCCCGTATCATAAAGAGCAGCGAGCGAGGATTCGTCGTCGAACTCGATCGAGATCTCAACCAAAAAGTTCGCAGAATCTAAATCCCAAATCGATGAGATACGATTGTATGATCCTTTTAAACGGGAAACTTTCACGAATGGTTTTTACCGATAATTCtacagaaaattaaaaatatcaacatattTGATCTTTATCAGGGGCCAGTCGCCCGCTAGAATTCACCGATATCAACCGTTCTGTGTTTCCCTGTTTCTTTGCATCGTGTGCGTTGGACTGAGAAATCTAAAACCAAGTAAGTGTTTTGATGTGGCAAAATGGAAAACATATCAAATGTCAAAAGTAAGTTTACGATATACGGCTTCATCGGTGAATTTTTATATCGGTTTTATGACGAATTGGTATCAGTGTCAGTGCGACAACTAAGTGAGTTATGGAAACCGCGAGAGGATAGAGCGAGCTTTGGGTGAATGCGATATTGACGACTTAACATGCCACGAACAATCGAACGAAAGTGTGTTTTTTATGTATCCTTTGAGAATGAAGCAGTAATCGAATGACTTCTGAGAGTTAGTGGTGATCTACATACGCATTGACTGCAGCACGCCCGCGCCGTACACTCGAGGAAACGAGGCGCTCAATCAGTGCAGCAAACCACCGAGAGCCGTTTCTAGAATAATGAACGGATTCCGGATTTCCCGGTGACAACCAAAACAATAGGCTGAATGTGAAAAATATCTTATGATTGGCGGTTTTTTTCTTAACGTTTATTGATCGTTGAGCGAGACGAAAATCTGAGCCGAAGCGTTCGAAATCGTGATCAAAATTCGATTACGTCGAGCGCAATTCAAATTACCTTCATTTTTTCACGATAAACTATGTACAGAGAAATCAGTCAATTTTGTTATCTTTTTGTTTAATGAAAGCATTACTTTGGTGTGCGTTATCATGACCTCAGATTATTTGAGACAACCAGAATATTTGCGACTTACTAAAACACAATTTCTGACATATTACAAAGTTTTGTAGATGGGTTTTTGCTCGTTTCGATCTTTTCGATATTTTCCTTATCAAACAACGGTAGAATACGGTAGACTTGCGGAGTTGTTTTCTTAAGTCTTTTGCCTGATCGAATAGCACCGGAATTAATCCTTATATTTCTGTTATAACAATAAGGATAGTCTCTCAGTTGGTTACACCAGTAGGGCCTACGTCTGGGATTAATTGATACGCAGGTCAGATAAACTAATCAGGCCGTAACTTAATGCGAAATGCAATTTGCTTTGTGGGGAGAGAATGGGTAATCATAATTAGTTAGCCgcaaatttctctaatttgAAACAGTCTGATCAATCAATCTCTAGAAATTATACATTATCATTACCGATAGAAATTTCTTATTTGAAGGAATTAAATCAGAGAAGCAATTATAAGAAATTGATATCGCGTCAAGAAGatcgaaatatcaaattcatggATGTTACATGTGGCTTTAAGCAGTTGGTCATAGATTTGAGACATTCTCTAGGATAAAACGTTTTCTTGCTTTTTTCAAAGATCTTAAATCGCTTTTAAATCGATATAGAAATGGTGtgtatatcatcattattattcggTTGTTTAtctatctttttttcaaacagattaattcatttccatcaaacatttgaatatattatcttaATTTCGACACATGAAGGAGCTATAAGGATAAAGCTTCTTCATTTCAAGGCAGCGCTTTAACGTCTGTATACGATATAAACCCTGCTAACTGGGCGTTTAGTTTGTGGCGCTGCTATGCGTGACGGAAATCTGTCGATTTAATAGATCTTATGGTCAACAACCTTGGAGATGTTGAGTCACTCGCGTAAAAGTGACGACAAATCATTATTCGCACGTTGATGAGAATCGGATTAATATAAACGATCTCTCGATAACGATTCGGTGGAATGGGCCACTACCGGCAACGCTACGGGGTAATCAAGCCTCCGCTAGGTGTACCAGCCACAGTTGAATTACAACCGTAGGCTACTCCAAAAATGGGGGTAATCGAATACGCGTCAACGTAGAAGTAATCTAAAGATTTGGaatctaaaaattgaaaaaaaaagcgAAACATgtcattttgtttgtttgtttgtctgaTGTCGTTAGGATCTTTTTTCCCAAGACTAATCCTGGATGGTTAATCTAACCTCCACGACGAGACCGCCGCCGTTGTGTCGATGCCCATCGTAAGTTCGCTAACAGAATTTGGAAGTTTATAAGACACCTGGTGAGCGAGCACCATTCATGGCAGAAACGATAAGGAGTTGTTTTGTTACACTCGATAAGACGGCGAGGCATTTTGAGGACGCTAAGCACGTCCGGTAGTCTAAGACTGTCGTATCTAACAGTCACGGTGGACATTACTTCAGATAAACAGCTAACACCGCTAATCGATAACAcacatgtaaatatatatatcttcAATTATTTTGTGACGACACCACCTGATCAGCGCGTACCACAGACGATCCCTTTCACTGTTCGCTCGCAAAAAAGACACAGAGAACAGATATGAGATATAAGAAACTTTGGCAGAAGCTATCGGAGCCAGTTTTTCTGTAGTTTCATGTCATACTCGATACGGTGATAGTTGTCGATACAACAACTGGTATCTAGTTCTTAACTCGAAACTCCACTTGAATCTTAAGTTTTTTTCAAACCTCTTTTTTCCAAGTTGTAAAAGACTGAATATTTGGATTCGATGAATTATGACATATTTTTCCCCTAACGAGCGTTTCCCAGTGTCGTGCGCGTTGGACTTGAAGGTCGACTGGCATTGCGACATTTCTCCCTATCATTTGAATGTTTATATCACTAATTGAATTCGATCGGCTGCACTAATTAGTGTCCGATAAGTCAAATCACGTAGATTAATTGGATTGATCTATGCTGATTTGAACTTTTGATTTTCAACGCTATGATCAAACTTAGATTAATTAGTGGTTTATTTGAAGATAGTGCAATGAATAGGCTTATTCGATTCGATTAATCTTGCAGCGAGAAAGATTAAAAGAAATTGCATTTTCTACCGGTGGCCTTGAAATGATCTTTGTTGATTTGCCAACGAAACACTGGATAATAATGATCTTTTTTACTTGCGTTCCCCGCGGAAGTagtcattaaatttcaatgaatcacaATAACAACGGCTCACATGACA is a genomic window of Tubulanus polymorphus chromosome 5, tnTubPoly1.2, whole genome shotgun sequence containing:
- the LOC141906166 gene encoding growth hormone secretagogue receptor type 1-like; this encodes MDAVTGVTEMTYTAVNADTGAPFSDNDTTGLLNTTNSTYSVFQGFRTQNEFYDNYTIMLKIDRSVTPIWWILGIPGNILSFMVWIQRRMRHSSGIYLAALSLFDCCFLLSNIVFELQETWDVGTMDHPFVCEGFPVFFLTFQYLSPLLVLAFTVERYISVCFPFKRDKYCTIGRATKVTILLITISFVLALVQGYFYIYDRQSGTCKPRPEALHGGTASIWSIWTWISEVLVFVLVPLVVLIFNILVIKVARKLSKSEAVYLNSKNVPKTSATTVMLLAVSFYLIIGVLPVTIVYALYVIFPLGDIKIPLSEVPTNPQWHRHFVYGTVRTTFEVFGMSHYACKFYIYCLTGKVFRKELRLLFQRVCCKKAYLAYVMRSRGTYTYELSDSRKQNGTCV
- the LOC141905400 gene encoding opioid-binding protein/cell adhesion molecule homolog, with the protein product MDSKVVFIILLILPSTTRGCFRIPIQKHGHHNAIGLKPSFDVPEATVTVVAAQTVVLPCSINDLGDFQVIWQRRKNNEDRSLTVNGRRITDDTRMSVDRPFKKEWNLSIRNVRMSDEGVYLCSVNTDPVTSKMIKLTVNYAPRLQGTVSQVIVSEGNTLRLICNATGSPTPRVTWYRISDTNFGHDEKIKYTAEGEVLVIHNATRYCQDIYECVADNGVGPQASHQTKVIVHYAPRVHLPNKWISQSVGKMTILECEISANPLAGSYWLKEVEEIGSSKKKYDVQMYDTGDSEKVLSLTIHSVQKEDFGEYTCVSENTLGHDAKSMILEEYVDPALLKTTTTTTTTTTEAIEANMIPDGHSRKLITSKPQADSPPGKSPQDPDYNRISVESRVVKSSAASIHIGIAVKYCQIGFQIVTVISYVMHAGYS